In the Candidatus Cloacimonas sp. genome, CGTTATGTCACAATTGGTCACTAATGCTAAATTTTGCCTATAATAGTCGTTAACTTGTTCTTTAGTAAGTGGATGCTTCAAAGGTAGGGCTACATTAGTTTGATCTTTTAAAAAATGCACCGAGCCGAGAATCAAATCAAAATGGTAACCCTCTATTAAAGAGAGTGCATATTCCTTAACACGCTGATAATCACCAATTTCTATGCCACAAAGTAAAGTAACTTCTGAAGTGCTATCCTGTAATATCTTTATTCTTTCCATATAGCGCTTTAGTGATGGAGCTCCGTATTGCTTAATTTCAATTGGAAGTAAATCCAGATGCTCAGTAATAGCTATTTCATCATATTGTAATTGAATAGCTTTGGTAATTAAATCAACTGCTTTAATAGAACTATCGTAACTATCTTCAGTATGAATATGATAATCGTATTTCATTCAACTAAAATAGCTGCTCCCAAGGCAGCTGTAATTTCTGGTATAGGTGGTGTAACTATTTGATATGTAAGTGATTCACTTAAACATTTTGCCATATCTTCATTCAAAGCGACTCCTCCCGTAAAAACAACTGGCGGCTCCCAAATTAAAGATGACATTTGACCCAAAATTCGTTTTGCAATGCTGCGATGAACAGAACGAGCTATATTTTCTGGTGCAATTGCCGAAGAAAGCATACCAATAATTTCTGATTCTGCAAAAACTACACAGGTGGAATTTAGTTTAATTTCACAAGTGGATTTTGCCGCCAAGGAAGAAAGTTCAGAAATAGGACAACCCAGGCGTAAAGAAGTCATTTCCAGAAAGCGTCCGGTTCCTGCTGCACATTTATCGTTCATTACAAAATCAGTTATTTTTCTGCTTTCATTCAAAGTTATAATTTTGGAATCTTGGCCTCCGATATCGATGATTGTATTGGCATTAGGAAAATAAAATAAACAACCGGCGGTATGACAGCTAATTTCAGAATGGATGGAATTTGCCTCTTTATATAGTTTGCGTCCGTAACCTGTTACGCCAATTAAAGATATATCGTTTTTACTTATTCCTAAAGTCGAAAATGCTTTATCGAGAAGTGAGTGAACTCCATCTAAAACAAAAATATCAGTTGTCTGATAAGCATTAAATTCTATATTTTTGTTATCAGTGTTGTAGATAACAATTTTCGTGTTGCGTGAGCCGATATCGATACCAAGTTTAAGCATTTTACAATAAAATATAAGTAAATTGGTTTTCTGGCAGCAACCACTTTTTAGCTATTTGCCATATTAACTGGCTATCTACTTTCCTAATTCGTTCTTCTCTGGTAAGATAATATTCTGGTTCATATCCCAAAGCTGCCAGATTGGAAATTGTGGAAGCCGTGTAAGAAACGCTTTCGTTTTCAAAACGATTCATTCCAATTAAATATTGTTTGGCATTTTTAAGTTCATCTTCTGTTACGCCATTTTCAACTACGGAGGACAAAATATTTTGCATCAAAATTAGGCAATTTTGATAATCTGCTTTATCACAAAAAGCAAAAGCATTCCAAAATCCCAGTTCATTTAAAGATTGAAAATCAAACCCAGTTTGATAAGCATATCCATATTGTTCTCTTAAAAGATCAAAAAAGCGCGAAGATATGTCGCCCCCCAAAATTTGGGCTAAAACATAAAAAGCTGTATTTTCGTCTCTATTAGTAGCAGGTGAAGCAAATCCCCCAATATAAATAATGGCTTGGTCTGTTTTACGGTATTTCTTTTTGAAATGAACAGGGGAAGGAGCATACACAGGTTGTGAAGTTAGAGAAGGAGAAACAAATTTTCTTCCTCCCAAGTTCTCCTCGCATAATTCCCATATTTCATTTACTGAATAGTTTCCGGCAATACAAAGACAGAAATCTTTTGCTATATTCCATTTAGAATACCAATCTTGAAGATTTGCCAATCGGATGGAACGAATCTGAGTGGATGTTCCCGTTGATCTAAAAAGATTACTGTTATTGCCTACTAACATTTTATACCAGTTTAGATAAGCGTAACTAACAGGATAATCATTATCGCGTCGAATATCATCCAAAGCCACGGAAGTTAATAAAGAAAGATAGCTTCTATCAAAATTAGGGAAATAGAGCAACTCAGCCAGCAACGAAAGTGCCTTATTCAGATTTTTGTTTAGACACTTTCCTCTGAATGTAGTTGAATCCAAATGATGCATTAAACGGATGTTCAATCCATTATCGCGAGAATATTGTAATAAGTCCTGATGACTATGTTTTTGGGTTTGATACAGTAACAAGGAAGAACAGAAAAAATTATTACCTACAGAATGAGGAGATTCACATACTTGACTGATAGGCGTGGACAATGAATAACCGCTTATGTTTTTATGCTTAAGCTGTTTAAAAAGAACTTGCATACCATTGGAAAGAAATATCTGATAATAATCGTCATCAATCCTATTTATTTCAGTTGGTTTTTTGCTGCCTTCCATATTCAAAGGCAAAAAGTTTAGCTCTGAAGAATCATTCTTAACGGAATCGGATAGGGAATATGCGTTGGAAATAAAATCTTTGATGAGATTGGCTTTTGTCGCTGTTTCTTTTATTTCAGAAGGTCCTTCCACATAAACTGCAATGCCTTCCGGAAGCCAATATTTATGAATGGCCGCCATAACATTTTCCATTGTTGTGGAATTGATTTCTTCGCCATATTTTTGTAAACGATTTAGGTCTCCGGTAAACTTTTCCATAGCTACGAGGTTGGCAAGATTTTCCATACCTTCAAAACTATAGAACCACCCGTAGATAATGTCTTTTTTAATCAGTTCCATTTCTGCCAGTGGTATTCCGTTGTTCATTAAATTGGAATATTCTTCCCTGAAAATGTCCAGTATTGTAGGTATATAATTTTCGGAAATGGGAGTAAAAGTTATCACCGAAATCCCGGAAAAGAATCCGCACAAAGAATTTACTTTTACACTGGAACATATTTTTTCTTCTTCCACAAGCCGTTTAAATAGACGCGATGATTTTCCAATTGCCAGATAGCGCATAGCAACTAATAAAGCATTGGCGCAAGGATGTTTTTCACTCAATTCTGGTAAAGCAATGGCAAGTGTGTCACCGCTTACTTGTTTTTTTCGAAAGAAATAACGAAAACCATTTAATTCTGGCTCAATGTCAGAAAGATAGGGAAGAGGGTTATCGGTATTTTGCCAATCGCCAAAATAGTCCTCAATATATGTCTTTAGTTCCTTTTCCTGAAAGTCGCCGCAAATAATTAGAAACGCATTAAGAGGAATGTATCTCTTTTCATAAAACTGATAGAGTGATTCAAAGCTTGCATTATGAATACTTTCGGGATTTCCTAATACAGGGTATTGGAGTGGGCTTTTAAGATAATAACTCTTTTGAATATATTCCAAGAAGTCCGATTCTGGTTCATTCTGGTATTGTTTTATTTCCTCCAGAATAATCTCTTTTTCTTTTTCAGCATCTTCATTATTAAATGTGCTGTGAAAAGCAAGCTGAGAAAGGATATGCAATCCCTCCTTGATTTGTTCGGCAGGAATATTCAAATAATAACAGGTGCAATCGTAATCTGTATAAGCATTCAGCATTCCACCCAATCCAGAAGTATAAAAAGAAATACCATTGTTGGGAAAATCCCGGGTGGATTTGAAACTCAAGTGTTCGATAAAATGCGAATAACCTCTCTGCTGATTATTTTCCAGAGCTGAACCAGTTCGAATGTATAGTTGAATGCAGAGAACAGGATTGGAATTATCTTTAACGGAGATAATTTCCATACCGTTATTCATCTTTTGGCAGATTGGGATTGGAAATTCATAATCTCCGGAGATGATTTTTTGTATCATACTATCTATATTCTGCTTATAAGGGCATACGCATCGTGTGCATGGATGGATTCAAAATTTTGCGCTTCTACATAAAATCCCGTTATTCTATCATCCTTGTTTAATGCCAAGGTTATTTCTCGCACTACATCCTCTACAAATTTGGGGTTATTATATGCCTTTTCGGTAACATATTTTTCATCGGAGCGTTTCAATAAAGGGAAAATTTCGCAACTGGAATGTTTTTCAGCGAGCTGGATCAGTTCCTCCAGCCAAACAAATTCCCGATAACGCACTTTGATGAAAATTTCTGACCTTTGATTATGTGCTCCGGAAACACTGATTGCCTTGGAACAGGGACATAAAGTTGTAACCGGCACTTTTACGCCAATCCAAAGTTCAAAATTTTCATTGTAAGAAGCGTTAAAAAAACAATCATAACTCAATAGGGAGGAGACCTTGGAAACAGGAGCCGTTTTTTTCATAAAAAAAGGAAACATAATATCCACATAAGCAGCATCTGCTTTCAAACTCATTTTCATATCGCTCAGAAAAGAATCCAGCTTATCAATAAAGACATCGGTATGATACCGATTCAAAATTTCCAGAAAACGGCTCATATGAGTTCCACGCCTATGTTGAGGAAGTTCCACATAAATATTTAGATCGGCAATGCTATGTTGAATGCCATTTTCTCGATCCTGAACTATTATCGGATAGCGAATGCCTTTTACGCCAACTTTATCAATGGTTATTGAACGATTATCGGTTTGGGATTGAATATCAGGTATGTTCATATTTTCTCGTTCAAATCCCTTTCCAACATACCAGGTGTTTTAATTGATGTTAAAGAATCACCTTTACTGAAATATATTATTGCCTCACAGTCCTTTTTGCCCTTAAGAGAATCCAAAGCTTTCTCCGGAGGCAATAAAAATAAAGCTGTAGAAAGACCGTCCGACCATGCGGCAGAAGGAGATAAAACAGTTACCGACTGCACATTTTTTACTGGATAACCGGTAAATGGATCTAAAATATGATGATAGCGAGTGCCGTTGTATTCAAAAAATTGCTGATAATCTCCCGAAGTTGAAATACTTAGATTCAATACTTTGAAACTGGCGATAAAATCATCCGTCTTGCGAGGATGTTGAATATAAACAATTTGCGGTTTTTTGTAACCGAAGAAGATCATCGAACTTCTACAGTTAATGTATCCATCATCCAATTTCAAAGTTTGCATATAATCCTTTGCTTTATCCAGTATATAACCTTTGGCAATAGAGCCAAAAGTAAGCTGCATTCCTACTGGCTTATATAAATTTTTTTGATTATACCGAATTTTGCTGAAATCTACTTTGGCGAGTGTTTTCTTTACTAACATCGAATCGGGTGGAACCGGATTTTCCACATTAAAACCCCATAAATCCCACACCGGTTTTATCGTGGGATCAAAAGTTCCGTCAGTCATTTTATATAAACTATCGGCAATTGTAAGTAAATTATAGATGTCGGCATCCATAGCAAAGACAGTATGAGTGGAATCTGCATTTATTTTGCCCAAATAGCTGTCGGGATTAAATTCATTCAGTTTGCTTTCCAGATTATGAATGTAGTTAAACACTTTATCAATTTGATGACCAACATTTTTACTCTGCGAAGTGGCAGATATTTCTACTATCGTATCCATCAAATATTGACTTTTTAATTCAGTAAAAGACCTGGTTAAGTATTTATAAGCGCCAAATCCAATTACTAAAATCAGGATTAGAAGTGATATAATTTCTCTCCGATTCATAATGAATGCCTCACAAACGATAGTTCAAAAGTTCAAAATCAATCAATTTACGCGTATAATCCCTTAACGCAAAAAAGGAGAATGTTAAAATTAGAGCTTCCGGAATTAACAACAGCCAGAAAAACAAAAGACCAAGAACATTTAAAACTGCTAAGACCAAAGCAAGCAAATAGATATTCCAACGCACATCCTGTAAATGCTGATAGGATTTTTTTATTGCTTTACCAGGGCTTAAGTTCAATTCTTCCATCAAAACTAAAGAGGGTAAAGAAATGGCAACCCAATAGTTAGCTAAAACAAGCCAGACCAGATGCAAAATTGGTCCCGAAGGAAATTCTGGTAGTCCAAAACAGATGATATAGATAAGGCAAAAATAAATGGCATTGATAAGAGTCCATAAGAAATAACGCGGATAACTGTGTAGAGCCGTAAACATTTCAGACAGTTTAAGATGATATTCTTTATGCTTACAAATTGCCTCAAAAGAAATTAGCATAAAGGGAATGAAGACAGAAAAAGTAACTGCCTTAATTAGTAAGTTTAACAAAAATTGTCCGGTTGTATTACTTTCCAATACCACAATACTATTAAACAGCCAAATTAAAACTGCTACGGGAATTAAACCCAAAATTACAGCAAAAGCTGCACCCGGCATTGAAGCAGCCATTTGTTTCTTGAATGCTTTATATGTATCAGATAAAGATTTCATTGAATAAAGATCATTTTTGAGGACAGATGTATGTCTGCCGCATTGCATACACCATACATCGTGGATGGCAAGGTGGGCATTACAATATCTACAGCGCATTTATTCTCCTTTTATAATAGAATTAGCGAATTTCGAATCAGCACTTTAATGTAACCAAATCTTTTGCAGCATAGCAAAATATACTATTAGGTCTTGCATTTAGGCAAAAATATAATAACGCTACTTTTGTCAAGCATAGCTAACATTTACTCCATCCACAGGAAGGACATTTTAAGCATCCTTCAATATGTTCAATTGTATTTCCACAGTCCGGACAAAGTGCAAATCCATTACCTAACGGCTTATCCGAATCATTATAAGCATTTTCGGTTTGGTTTTCATTTTGCGCAAAATCACCATTAGTATATTGCCTTAAAAAATGTTCTAATGCCTGTCCAACGGCATCGCCGCAAGAAGTAATCATTTTCCCTTTATTCCACATAGGGGATTGACAACGAATTCCTTTCAGCTGCCTAATTATGGACTCAATCTCTATTTGAGATCGCAAAGCCAAAGAAACCATTCTTGCCAATGCTTCCAATTGGGCAGAAGCACATCCACCCACTTTTCCCATTTGAATAAAGACCTCACAGGCACCTTGAGCATCGGAATTTATGGTTACATACATATGGCCACATCCTGTTTCCACGCGCTGAGTTATCCCTTTGGTAATTTCAGGTCTGGTTCTGGGAGCAACCTTTTTTTCACTTTTTTCCGCTACCTCAGTTTGAGTTCCCTTACTTAGAACTTGAAATTCACGGCTTCCATCTCTGTAAACCGTAACTCCTTTACAATTAAGTTGATAGGCAAGTTCATAAGCACTTCTGATATCATCCACCGTAGCTGAATTTGGAAAATTAATGGTTTTGCTAACCGCATTATCAGTATATTGTTGAAAAGCTGCCTGCATTCTGATATGCCATTCGGGGCTAATATTATGGGCTGTCTGAAAAATCATTTTTTGCTCTTGCGGAATTTCATCTATATTATCAAGGGACCCCTCAGATAAAATCTTCTCCAGCAAATCCTCACTATATAATCCTTTATCTTCCAATTCCTTCTGCAAGTATTTGTTCACATAAATTAATTTTTCGCCATCCATCACATTCTTAACATAGGCAAGAGAAAATTGGGGCTCAATACCACTGGAAGTATCAGCAATCATACTAATTGTTCCCGTGGGAG is a window encoding:
- a CDS encoding histidinol-phosphatase HisJ family protein, which codes for MKYDYHIHTEDSYDSSIKAVDLITKAIQLQYDEIAITEHLDLLPIEIKQYGAPSLKRYMERIKILQDSTSEVTLLCGIEIGDYQRVKEYALSLIEGYHFDLILGSVHFLKDQTNVALPLKHPLTKEQVNDYYRQNLALVTNCDITVLAHLGVYKRCYQSIPEESIHYPVIKDIFRTMIDRKIALEINYSSLRRGYPSYLPENHILELYLEMGGDLFSLGSDAHLIDHFDKYRDSIPQRFCTSFRHQM
- a CDS encoding acyl-CoA dehydratase activase, producing MLKLGIDIGSRNTKIVIYNTDNKNIEFNAYQTTDIFVLDGVHSLLDKAFSTLGISKNDISLIGVTGYGRKLYKEANSIHSEISCHTAGCLFYFPNANTIIDIGGQDSKIITLNESRKITDFVMNDKCAAGTGRFLEMTSLRLGCPISELSSLAAKSTCEIKLNSTCVVFAESEIIGMLSSAIAPENIARSVHRSIAKRILGQMSSLIWEPPVVFTGGVALNEDMAKCLSESLTYQIVTPPIPEITAALGAAILVE
- a CDS encoding pitrilysin family protein; translation: MIQKIISGDYEFPIPICQKMNNGMEIISVKDNSNPVLCIQLYIRTGSALENNQQRGYSHFIEHLSFKSTRDFPNNGISFYTSGLGGMLNAYTDYDCTCYYLNIPAEQIKEGLHILSQLAFHSTFNNEDAEKEKEIILEEIKQYQNEPESDFLEYIQKSYYLKSPLQYPVLGNPESIHNASFESLYQFYEKRYIPLNAFLIICGDFQEKELKTYIEDYFGDWQNTDNPLPYLSDIEPELNGFRYFFRKKQVSGDTLAIALPELSEKHPCANALLVAMRYLAIGKSSRLFKRLVEEEKICSSVKVNSLCGFFSGISVITFTPISENYIPTILDIFREEYSNLMNNGIPLAEMELIKKDIIYGWFYSFEGMENLANLVAMEKFTGDLNRLQKYGEEINSTTMENVMAAIHKYWLPEGIAVYVEGPSEIKETATKANLIKDFISNAYSLSDSVKNDSSELNFLPLNMEGSKKPTEINRIDDDYYQIFLSNGMQVLFKQLKHKNISGYSLSTPISQVCESPHSVGNNFFCSSLLLYQTQKHSHQDLLQYSRDNGLNIRLMHHLDSTTFRGKCLNKNLNKALSLLAELLYFPNFDRSYLSLLTSVALDDIRRDNDYPVSYAYLNWYKMLVGNNSNLFRSTGTSTQIRSIRLANLQDWYSKWNIAKDFCLCIAGNYSVNEIWELCEENLGGRKFVSPSLTSQPVYAPSPVHFKKKYRKTDQAIIYIGGFASPATNRDENTAFYVLAQILGGDISSRFFDLLREQYGYAYQTGFDFQSLNELGFWNAFAFCDKADYQNCLILMQNILSSVVENGVTEDELKNAKQYLIGMNRFENESVSYTASTISNLAALGYEPEYYLTREERIRKVDSQLIWQIAKKWLLPENQFTYILL
- the folE2 gene encoding GTP cyclohydrolase FolE2; this translates as MNIPDIQSQTDNRSITIDKVGVKGIRYPIIVQDRENGIQHSIADLNIYVELPQHRRGTHMSRFLEILNRYHTDVFIDKLDSFLSDMKMSLKADAAYVDIMFPFFMKKTAPVSKVSSLLSYDCFFNASYNENFELWIGVKVPVTTLCPCSKAISVSGAHNQRSEIFIKVRYREFVWLEELIQLAEKHSSCEIFPLLKRSDEKYVTEKAYNNPKFVEDVVREITLALNKDDRITGFYVEAQNFESIHAHDAYALISRI
- a CDS encoding FAD:protein FMN transferase, with product MNRREIISLLILILVIGFGAYKYLTRSFTELKSQYLMDTIVEISATSQSKNVGHQIDKVFNYIHNLESKLNEFNPDSYLGKINADSTHTVFAMDADIYNLLTIADSLYKMTDGTFDPTIKPVWDLWGFNVENPVPPDSMLVKKTLAKVDFSKIRYNQKNLYKPVGMQLTFGSIAKGYILDKAKDYMQTLKLDDGYINCRSSMIFFGYKKPQIVYIQHPRKTDDFIASFKVLNLSISTSGDYQQFFEYNGTRYHHILDPFTGYPVKNVQSVTVLSPSAAWSDGLSTALFLLPPEKALDSLKGKKDCEAIIYFSKGDSLTSIKTPGMLERDLNEKI